Proteins co-encoded in one Cygnus olor isolate bCygOlo1 chromosome 6, bCygOlo1.pri.v2, whole genome shotgun sequence genomic window:
- the RBM43 gene encoding RNA-binding protein 43: MKMQPLGDVTAKGTALLLPPAGNSPLAAVRGKETAAQRRAPGPALPAPAHRFLFRFPAPAAAVAGDSRLLGPPAAGTATAMDTGRAAKSARTVVISGVPDGILKDDVMSDILVIHFQKSKNNGGDVEDIIYPTMEKGVAYVTFEDQEVVESVLKKNEHRLEDKRLSRYYPLKVTPYCKNVFSSVTSVLNMSVFKDQYVLEDLIQEIKKKNTALSFGPLQSSGHISVQGSFPAIELLRDFLLLKAKSLSEDKNEESKSHQRLKKQQQQCRLTTDTNNFVHDAEGEKQVVVLDTDTYLYMKNFLPKKLLANTDVAISDVTDGDITTLYLQKVRSRPDAGQVLAFKEEIEHQSLKLHNTLCKERIYLDGYIRDEKQKYKLVCETLKSHYSSVLVISYATHIDVIGNSSEVFEFTREVNKEVQSLFQHR, translated from the exons ATGAAAATGCAGCCTTTAGGCGATGTCACTGCAAAGGGTActgcccttctccttccccctgccgGGAATTCACCCTTGGCCGCCGTCAGGGGGAAGGAGACGGCAGCGCAGAGGCGGGCACCCGGCCCGGCCCTCCCGGCGCCCGCCCATCGCTTTCTCTTTCGCTTCCCCGCTCCGGCAGCCGCCGTGGCCGGGGACAGCCGCCTCCTCGGGCCGCCGGCGGCCGGCACAGCGACGGCCATG GACACGGGACGAGCAGCTAAATCAGCAAGGACAGTTGTCATTTCTGGTGTTCCAGATGGCATTCTGAAGGATGATGTCATGAGTGACATACTGGTGATTCATTTCCAAAAGTCAAAGAATAATGGTGGAGATGTGGAAGACATAATATATCCAACAATGGAAAAAGGAGTTGCATATGTAACTTTTGAAGATCAAGAAG TTGTAGAGAGTGTTCTAAAGAAGAATGAGCATCGACTAGAAGACAAGAGACTGTCCAGATACTATCCTTTGAAAGTAACTCCTTACTGCAAAAAT GTCTTCAGCTCTGTCACGTCTGTCCTCAATATGTCTGTTTTCAAAGATCAATATGTTTTAGAAGATCTGatacaagaaattaaaaagaagaacacAGCTTTGAGCTTTGGCCCTCTGCAGTCCAGTGGACATATTTCTGTTCAAGGGTCATTTCCAGCAATCGAATTGCTAAGAGACTTCCTTTTACTAAAAGCAAAATCCCTTTCAGaggacaaaaatgaagaaagtaagTCCCATCAGAgactgaagaagcagcagcagcagtgcagactTACCACAgatacaaataattttgttcatGATGCAGAGGGGGAAAAGCAAGTGGTTGTTCTTGACACAGATACATATCTCTATATGAAGAActttcttcccaagaaactCCTAGCAAATACTGATGTTGCAATTTCTGATGTCACTGATGGTGATATAACTACACTATATCTTCAGAAAGTTAGAAGTAGGCCTGATGCTGGACAGGTATTAGCATTCAAAGAGGAAATTGAACATCAGTCTCTAAAACTTCATAACACTTTATGTAAAGAAAGGATATACCTTGATGGGTACATCagagatgaaaagcagaaatataaatTGGTGTGTGAAACTCTAAAATCCCACTACTCTTCTGTTTTGGTTATTTCTTATGCTACTCACATTGATGTGATAGGAAATTCTTCAGAGGTTTTTGAATTTACAAGGGAAGTGAACAAAGAGGTTCAGAGCCTGTTTCAACACAGGTAG
- the NMI gene encoding N-myc-interactor, with amino-acid sequence MDLSSSLLPLEDNGFCMTTPGPSDTSKDEMESLKQELEKWKERLENAEKVKADLQVCKLSADKEYVKLQDELTSLKELEENLHKESIKSKDIHEKELCVLNQENSKLKKEIEKLKEDLAECNSELSWDGKIEKKVADMKVEFTHMEDTKDDLSDINTRCIFSVTSKIPFKLNQNQALLTFEDAEVAQRLIKTGKHTLNLDRRTTDVKAMPFAHGMGIKFELHITISGKKIDVSEVPELSIPDDWVRDKLELNFYKSEHGGGEVENVKYDRKSRTAVITFLKPGAANGFVRSTKCPFFVNGRYYRLHVSPSTNVHMEKLQLYSGISKNSILLKGIAETEDDEESVQDMIEIHFQKPSNGGGETERIKYVSKGATWVCFEEDA; translated from the exons ATGGATTTATCAAGTTCACTGCTGCCTTTAGAAGATAACGGTTTT tgCATGACAACTCCTGGTCCTTCTGACACATCCAAAGATGAGATGGAAAGTCTTAAACAAGAACTGGAAAAATGGAAG GAAAGACTTGAAAACgctgaaaaagtaaaagctgACCTTCAAGTTTGTAAATTAAGTGCTGACAAAGAATATGTTAAACTACAGGATGAGCTGACATCGCTAAAGGAGCTTGAAGAGAACCTTCATAAAGAGAGTATTAAGTCTAAGGACATCCACGAG AAAGAACTTTGTGTACTAAAccaagaaaacagcaaactgAAGAAAGAGATTGAAAAGCTCAAAGAAGACCTTGCAGAATGTAATTCAGAGCTTTCGTGGGATGGTAAG ATTGAAAAAAAGGTAGCAGACATGAAAGTGGAGTTCACTCACATGGAAGACACGAAGGATGATCTTTCAGATATCAATACTCgctgtattttttctgtaacatcaAAAATCCCATTCAAACTGAATCAAAACCAGGCACTGCTTACTTTTGAAGATGCAGAAG TTGCCCAGAGACTGATAAAAACGGGTAAGCATACTCTGAACCTGGACAGAAGAACAACAGATGTGAAAGCAATGCCTTTTGCGCATGGAATGGGAATCAAATTTGAG ctCCATATCACAATTTCTGGGAAGAAGATTGATGTTTCAGAAGTACCTGAGCTATCAATTCCTGATGACTGGGTGAGAGACAAATTAGAGCTGAATTTCTACAAATCTGAACATGGAGGAGGAGaagtagaaaatgtaaaatacgACAGGAAGTCTAGAACAGCTGTTATTACATTCCTCAAACCTGGAG CAGCCAATGGCTTTGTGAGAAGTACTAAATGTCCTTTCTTTGTAAATGGAAGGTACTACAGGCTTCACGTGTCTCCAAGCACCAACGTACACATGGAAAAgcttcag CTCTATTCTGGGATTTCTAAGAATTCCATTCTGCTGAAAGGAATTGCAGAGACTGAAGATGATGAGGAAAGTGTACAGGACATgattgaaattcattttcaaaagcctAGTAATGGTGgtggagaaacagagagaatCAAATACGTATCAAAAGGAGCTACATGGGTTTGCTTTGAGGAGGACGCTTAG